The sequence GGTGAAGATCACCAGGGTGGCGATCCAGGCACGACGCTGGGACTTCTGCCGTGTGCTTTGCTCACGTTCCGTAGCGAGGCCCAGCGGGAGCGCGCCGGCCCCATACGCGTCCGCCCCGTGCTCATCGGCCAGTTCCAGCGGAGCCGCCGCTCCGCCGTCGTCATGGTACAGGTTGGTGGCAGCCAGCCGCCCGGTGGGGGCATCGTCGAGGAAGCTTGCCCCTGTGGCGGCGAACGCCTCGGTGGGTGGCGGCGCCTGCGGAACGTGGTCATTGGGATCGGTGGGCGCCTCTGACGCCGCCACGGCCGGCACGGGAACACCGGCTTTGGCAGCGCGCAAGGCGCGCCGGAAGGCCGCCGCGTCCTGGAACCTGTCGGCCCGGTTCTTTTGCAGGGCCGTGGCGAGGACGGTGTCCAGCGCCGGGGACACATCCGGATTGAGGCTGCTGGCCGGTTCCGGGATTTCGCGGACATGCTGGTAAGCCACGGAAACCGGGCTGTCCCCGATGAACGGCGGCCGCGAGGTGAGCATTTCGTAGAGCAGGCACGCAGCGGAATAGAGGTCGCTGCGGGCATCCACCGTCTCGCCCCGGGCCTGTTCCGGCGAGAGGTACTGGGCGGTTCCCACCACAGCCTGGGTCTGGGTCATGGTGGCGGAGGAATCGGCGATGGCGCGGGCAATGCCGAAGTCCATCACCTTAACTGAGTCGCTGCCCGGGCAGTACATCACGTTGGCGGGTTTGATGTCCCGGTGCACGATGCCGGCCTTGTGGCTGTACTCAAGGGCTGCCAGGACGCCCAGGCAGTAGTCGATGGCCTGGCTGATGCTGACCTCGTTGGCGCGGATCAATTCACGCAGGGTCCTGCCGTCAACGTATTCCATGACGATGTACGGCACCCGTACGTCCTCGGCGGAACCGTCATGGACCACATGCTCGCCGGTATCAAAGATGGCCACGATGGACGGGTGGTTCAGGGCGGCCACCGCTTGCGCTTCACGCTTGAAGCGTGCCTGGAACTGCGGATCCCGTGCCATGTCCGGCCGCAGCAGCTTGACGGCAACGGTCCTGCCCAGGCGGGTGTCCGTGCCCTTGTAGACATCCGCCATGCCGCCCCGGCCAATGAGGTTACCCAGTTCGTAGCGACCGTTCAGGACACGCCGGTTATCCACCGGAAGGCTGTCCTCCCGGTGCAACGGTGTGCGTGGCGACTCATTCACTGGCTGGTCCCGAGATCAGGGTGCGCAGGTAGGGGGCGTCCCGGGCGTTTGGCCGGCCGCGCAGGTTGCCAGGGGCGAGATGGGCGTCGGTCCAGCCACGGGCGCGGACGACGTGGGGGCAGGGGTCGGTGCTGCGGTGGTGGGCGCAGGGCTGGGAGCGGTCGCGTAGACGACGGTGATCAGCGAACCCTTGGGCACCGTTCCGGTGGGGTTGAGTTCCAGCACCGTTCCGGGCGTCTCCGTGCTGCTCTCCTGCGGAACGACGGTCACCTGCAGCCCCATGCCGGCAAGCGCAGCCTGGACCTGCCGGTAGTCCTTGCCGAGGTACGCCGCCGGAATGACGTTGACGGTGGCCTGGGTGGGCTGCGTGGTGGGGGTTGGTGTTGGAGTGTTGCGCGTCGGCGTCGGTGTAGCCGACTGGGTGGTCCGCGTGGGGGTCGCGGACGACGGCGGTGCGCTGCTGGCAGTGGCGCTGGAGCTGGGGTTCCCGGCCGGCGAGAAGAGTCCTGCCTGGTTCAGGAGGAAGCCCACCAGGGCGAAGAGCAGCAACAGGATCAAGGCGACCAGAGGCCAGGTCCAGGGGCTGCGGCCCTTGCGCCGGGGCTCATCGGAGGGCCCGTCGTCGTACGTTTCCTCCTCCTGGTCCCAGTTCCGCTCGGCAGCCAAGGCGTTGGCGCGGGCCAGCGGGCCCTGCGCACGCTCCCCGCCATCCGCGGATGCACCGTGGGCGCCGGCAGCCATGGCTGCGGCCGCACCTGCTGCGCCCGCACCCATCACCGGCAGTGCCGACGTGGCGGTGGGCGCAGAATCCCGCTGCGTGCCAATCACGCCGGTGGGGGCGGTGGCGGTGTCAACAGGAGCCGTGATGGGTCCCGTCGCCGCATCGAAAAGCAGCATGCCGGGCACCGCGGCGCGGGCGGCACCGACGTCGCCGTTGCGGATGGCCTCCGCTGCTTCGGCGAGCTTGATGGCGTTCGCCGGCCGGTCCTTGGGGTCCTTGGCCAGCATGGACATCAGGAGCGCCCGGACCGGCGCGGGCAGGCTTTCAGGAAGCGGCGGCGGGGCGTCGTTCACCTGGGCCAGGGCAATGGCGATCTGGGATTCACCCGAGAACGGGCGGTGGCCGCTGAGGCACTCGTAGCCAATGACGCCGAGGGAGTAGATGTCCGAGGAACCGGTGGCGGTCTGTCCCGTTGCCTGCTCGGGCGCGAGGTACTGGGCGGTTCCCATGACCTGCCCGGTCTGGGTGAGCGGCACCTGGTCGGCGAGTCGGGCGATGCCGAAGTCGGTGACCTTGACCCTCCCGTCGGGGGTGATCAGGAGGTTGCCGGGCTTGACGTCGCGGTGGAC comes from Pseudarthrobacter sp. NIBRBAC000502770 and encodes:
- the pknB gene encoding Stk1 family PASTA domain-containing Ser/Thr kinase, which encodes MNESPRTPLHREDSLPVDNRRVLNGRYELGNLIGRGGMADVYKGTDTRLGRTVAVKLLRPDMARDPQFQARFKREAQAVAALNHPSIVAIFDTGEHVVHDGSAEDVRVPYIVMEYVDGRTLRELIRANEVSISQAIDYCLGVLAALEYSHKAGIVHRDIKPANVMYCPGSDSVKVMDFGIARAIADSSATMTQTQAVVGTAQYLSPEQARGETVDARSDLYSAACLLYEMLTSRPPFIGDSPVSVAYQHVREIPEPASSLNPDVSPALDTVLATALQKNRADRFQDAAAFRRALRAAKAGVPVPAVAASEAPTDPNDHVPQAPPPTEAFAATGASFLDDAPTGRLAATNLYHDDGGAAAPLELADEHGADAYGAGALPLGLATEREQSTRQKSQRRAWIATLVIFTLLILAGGGLWLYQTVNRPAPAPPKVSIPAVASMTETAALQELYNAGLRPRIARSANDTVPKGTAIGTDPAAGGSLDPGAEVILNVSDGPSSVKIPDSLPGKTEAAARDILRQVGLVGAPSTTTANSATVPAGIVITSNPAPGQSVGVGTSVELIVSTGKVVVPELRGLMRDEAEAALKELGLVPSVVEVENSQVEPGKVTDQSDPANAAVPQGKTITVVVAKAPPPPPPPPAPTETATPTPTPTPKPTKKG
- a CDS encoding protein kinase — protein: MRPTTGITLGGRFQLTTRIAIGGMGEVWKAKDLVLGRIVAIKVLKEEYTGDPGFLQRFRAEARHTALLNHVGIANVFDYGEEEGSAYLVMELVPGQPLSSIIEHEQVLSPDRTLSIIAQTARALAVAHAQGLVHRDVKPGNLLITPDGRVKVTDFGIARLADQVPLTQTGQVMGTAQYLAPEQATGQTATGSSDIYSLGVIGYECLSGHRPFSGESQIAIALAQVNDAPPPLPESLPAPVRALLMSMLAKDPKDRPANAIKLAEAAEAIRNGDVGAARAAVPGMLLFDAATGPITAPVDTATAPTGVIGTQRDSAPTATSALPVMGAGAAGAAAAMAAGAHGASADGGERAQGPLARANALAAERNWDQEEETYDDGPSDEPRRKGRSPWTWPLVALILLLLFALVGFLLNQAGLFSPAGNPSSSATASSAPPSSATPTRTTQSATPTPTRNTPTPTPTTQPTQATVNVIPAAYLGKDYRQVQAALAGMGLQVTVVPQESSTETPGTVLELNPTGTVPKGSLITVVYATAPSPAPTTAAPTPAPTSSAPVAGPTPISPLATCAAGQTPGTPPTCAP